The genomic stretch CAAGTCTATGATCATTACTTGCACTTGCAGTTGTAACTCTAAGCAAATCCTGATACTCATCAACAGCTTTGATAATAGCCACTAAAAATAATAAAAACTGTTTATTTTTAGCAGGATTATCTGTAGGGTCTAATAGATTCATTCCGGTATCGGTTGCTATAGACCAGTTATTATGCTTACCGCTTCCATTAACACCTGAAAAAGGTTTTTCATGAAGTATGCATGCAAGGTTATGCTTTTCAGCTATTACCTTCATAAGCTCCATAGTAATTTGGTTTTGGTCGGTTGCCATATTTGTAATAGTAAACTCTGGTGCTAATTCATACTGACCAGGTGCTACCTCATTATGTTCTGTTTTAGCAACTATGCCAAGTTTCCAAAGTTCTATATCAAGTTCTTTCATAAACTCTAATACTCTAGGTTTAATAGCACCAAAATAATGATCTTCTAATTCCTGACCTTTAGGAGGGCAAGCACCGAATAATGTTCTTTTACAGTATCTCAAATCAGGTCTTTGTAAATATAATTCTCTGTCTATTAAAAAATATTCCTGTTCTGCTCCTACAGTCGTAAATACTCTATTAATATTATTATGTCCAAAGAGTTTTAATATTCTTTTTGCTTCTTTTTCTATAACCTGCATTGAGCGAAGCAGCGGAGTTTTTTTATCCAAGGATTCACCGCTGTATGAACAAAAGGCACTAGGTATACATAAAGTGTCATCTTTAATAAAAGCATAAGAAGTAGGGTCCCAAGCAGTATATCCTCTAGCTTCAAATGTAGCTCTTAAACCGCCTGAAGGAAAACTAGAAGCATCTGGTTCGCTTTGAACTAATTCTTTACCAGTAAACTCCATACGTGTAGCACCATCATCTGTTTGAGCTATGAAACTTGTATGTTTTTCTGCTGTTACACCAGTCATAGGCTGAAACCAATGTGTAAAATGTGTAGCACCTTTTTCTATAGCCCATTCTTTCATAGCATGAGCTACAACATTGGCAACTTCTAAGTTTAAACGTTCTCCATTTTTTATAGTTTTTATAAGTTTTTTATAAATGTCTTTAGGTAATTTATCCTTCATAACATTATCATTAAAAACCATACTGCCAAAAATTTCTGGTATTTTTTTCATTCTATTTCTCCTAGAAAATTTTTTTATAAAATAAAAAAAATTATAATATAAGTTAATTATTATATCATTAGTAAAAATTAATTCAATATTACTATTAGCAGTTATTAAAGAAAAATAAGGAAAAAATCATTTTTTACATGCTTTCATGTATAATTTGTTTTATTTTATACAAAGCCTTAAGAATTTCTTTTCTGTGCAGATTATTTCTAATAGAAAATAAAACCTTAATATCATTAATCTCAGAAAGAGACATGTAATCATCACTTGCTATTTTTTCATAAATATAATCTATAGCTTTTAATATAGCTTCATCATAATCATTAAATTTAAAATACTCATTAGGAAGATTCCAAATAAGAGCTTCTATGATATTTAGAGATAGCTCATTCATAGATTTAATTTCATTAGAAAAAGTTAAAAATATATATTTAAATATTTTTATCAAATTAATAAAATTAGCTCCGCATTCCTGTTCTTTCTTATCAAAATTTTTATTATCAAGTTTAGGATAAAATATTTCATTTGTACCATTAGAGTTAGTGATCATAGTTCCTTCAATATTATTTTCATCTACATTTTTAAAAGAGGGCAGAAGCATTATTTTTTCATTTTCATATTCTAATATTAAATAGTATGATATTTCATTAATTTTAGTTTGATATGTATCATTTTTTTTAATTAAATCCAATATTGAAAGTTTGAATTTTCTAGTATCTGTAATATTATCTGTTTCATTTAATATTAGATATACATTAAGATATTCCATATAGTTTATATCTGTACGGTTTCTCTTTGCCCCAGAAGCTAAGATGGATATATTATTAAAGGATTTGTGAGGAGATATTAGTTTTGATATTAAATCTAACTTCAAATCTATTTTATAATAGGGGTAGGCAGTTGAATTACCTACCCATTTATTTATATATTCATATAAATCTATATTTTGTTTCATTAGATTATACTCTTTTTAGAGCAGCTGCAAGTATTTTATCTAAAGGTAAAACTTCATCTACACCGCCTCTTGCTATAGCCTCTCTAGGCATACCAAATACGGTACAAGTTTCTTCATTTTGTGCTATATTGTATGCACCTGCATCTTTCATTTCTTTCATACCATTAGCACCATCATCACCCATACCAGTAAGTATTATACCAATAGCTTTATTTTTAGCATAAACAGCACCGCTTCTGAAAAGTACATCTACAGAAGGTTTATGTCTTGTAACCGGCTCTCCGTCTCTAACTTCTATAAAATATTTACCGCCTTTTACTTTAATCATAGTATGCTTACCGCCGCGTGCTAGAACAGCCTGACCTCTTCCTATACTCATACAATCTTCTGATTCAGCTACATCAATTTTTAATATACTGTTCAATCTTTTGGCGAACGAAGTAGTAAAATGTTCAGGCATATGCTGAGTTATAACTATAGGCGGAGCTGAAGGAGTAACATTTTTAAGACATTCTATTAATGCCTCAGTACCTCCAGTAGAAGAGCCTATAAGTATAATTTTATCCATAGGAGTTTCTCTTGAAGGAGTAAGAGGAAGTATAATATCAGCAGTATTTTTTTGATAAACTTTAAATCCTGCAGTTTTAGGAGCTTCCAAACTAATAGGTGTTCTTTCTACTGGGGAAGCTGTTTCAGTAGGAATATTAACACCATGTTTTCTGTAGAATTTAGCTCTGTTAGCATAAGCATTTTTAATTTTTTCAACTAGGTCAGTAGCTAATTCTTCAACTCCATCTCTAACATTAGCAGATGGTTTTATAACATAATCAAAAGCACCTATATTTAATGCATCTAAAGCCAATTCTCTATGTTTATCTAACAAAGAACTAAACATTATAACGGGAATAGGGTTATTAAGCATTAATTTTTTAAGATAAGTAATACCGTCCATTTCAGGCATTTCAATATCTAAAGTAATAATATCTGGTTTAAGATTTTTGACCTTATTTTCAGCTAGAATTGGATTTGCAGCAGTACCCACCATTTCTAAAGCAGGATCTGAGTTAACAATTTTTGTTAGTAATTGCCTAATTAATGCGCTATCATCAATAGCTAATACTTTAATTTTTGTAGCCATAAAAAATCCTTAATAATTATTAATATATTAAAACAATGTGATGTCTGATTTCTCTTCAAGTTTATGCTGTAAGTTTTTAGAGTATTTAATTTCTTGCTCTGCTGAGAACTCTTTAGTTTTACCTTCTAGTTTTTTCATAAGCACTCTGTTTTCTGTATTGAAAAAGAATACTTTTCTAGGCCAAGAACCGCCAACATCTTCACTAACTATAGGTATTTTTTCATCAGCCAAAAACTTTTTAGCAAATTGTATATTTTTATCAGGCACTTGGAGAATATTGCTGGTCATACCAGAGAGTACATGTCCTCCTCCAAATATTTTAGCTGTAAGATTTTCTTTCTTACCGCCTAATTTAATAATTTCATTTATTAGAACCTCCATAGCAAAAACGCCGTATCTAGTATTGTTATAATCTTCTGCTGGGTTTTCCCATTCTCTCATTTCTGGAAGCATAAAGTGATTCATACCTCCGAATTTTAATTTATTTTCAAAGAGACAAACAGATATACAACTTCCTAAAACTGTTTTAATTACAGCGGGTTCTTTTGAAGCATAATATCCACCTATATATATAGTTATTCTTTTAAAATTACTATTGGCCGCTGCTGGAAAATCAATCATTATTAATACCCCTAATTAAATCTTTTTATAAATATTACTTGAAACATATTTAAATTTATCAGATACACCAAAAAGTGTTTCTGAATGTCCTATAAATACTAAACCGTCTTCTTTCAAATATCTATGGAATTTATTAAATAATTCCTTTTGAAATTCTTTATCAAAATAAATAATAACGTTTCTGCAAAAAATCAAATCGAATTGAGTATGTATATCAAAATCTTCATCTTTAAAATTTAACTGTCTAAAAAATAGATTCTTTTTTAAGATGTCTTTTACTTTATATAGCCCATCTTTATCACCAGTACCTCTGAGGAAATACTTTCTCAAAATATTAGGCTGTATTGGTTCAACAGATTCTTCTTTATAAATACCAGCACGTCCATGAGCTAGAACATTGGTATCTATATCGCTTGCCAATACTTTTATATCATATTTGTCATAATTAGCACCGAAATATTCATGCAGTGTCATTTGTATAGTATAAGGTTCTTCTCCAGTAGAACAAGCAGCCGACCATATTCTAAGATTTTTCACTTTTCCTTCTTTAAAATTTTTCTCCCACTCTGGAAGGAAATTAGTTTTCATATATTCAAAATGTTTATTTTCTCTAAAGAAATCTGTTTTATTAGTAGTAACTGCGTTTACAAAATTTGTCAATTCTTCATCTTTTGCATTTTTTACAAAGTCTATGTATTCTCTAAAAGAATCCATATGTAAAGCTCTGAGTCTTTTACTTAACCTAGAAGTAACTAAAGCCCTTTTATGATTAGTCATTTGAATACGAGTTTTATCATAAATAATTTTAACTAATTCATTAAACTCTGAATCAGTTAAAGCGGGCATATTAGCATTCATATCATCCATATTTTATACCTCAATGACTAATTTATACTGTTTTATTTTCGCTGTCATTCGACTTAATAATTTCGTCTATTGGAAGAACCATAATAATTTTATTTTCTAATCTAATAACATTAGAAATTTGAAGTCCTCTCATATTGTCAATAGGAGTTTCTGTCATTTGGCTTTCATAAACAGTAATAACATCGCTAACCATATCTGCTAATATTCCAAATTTTCTATTAGTTGTATATATTACAATTATAACATCGTCCTCAATAGAATGATCATCTCTTCTTGCTAAACCAAACCTTATTCTTATATCAACAATATGAAGGATATTACCTCTTAAGTTCATTAAACCTCTCATATATTTAGGGCTACCAGGTACAGGAGTAATATTAGTAACACCAACAATACCATCAATACTCAAAACATCAAGAGCATATTCTTCATTGTCTATTTTAAATACTAAGAATTGCTGACTTGGTTCAGTAGAAAGATTTTCCTCATGATCCAAAGCTGTACCTCCAACCTGAGGTATATTAGCAGCATTTATTTTTTGATTATCTAACATATTACAATCCTTTATTTTACACCATTATTTATTTTGCCTTGTAAAGACATATTAACTAAGCCCTGTATATCTATAATAAGAGCTATTTTACCGTCTCCAAGAATAGTACCTCCAGCTATACCTGCATGTTTATCAAATGCCGAATCTAAAGACTTAATAACTACCTGCTGCTGATCCAAAAGTTCATCAACAAATATAGCACATTTTCTATAGCCAGCTTCTACAACAACAACTATACCATCCTCTATATTTTCAACCTGAGTATCTATTTCAAATACTTTATGAAGTCTTATTAAAGGCAAATATTCTTCTCTGATTTTTATCATCTCGCCTTTACCTTCAAAAGGTTTTACCTGTTCATTTTTTACTTTTATTTGTTCAATAATAGAAATAAGAGGCATAATATATATTTGTTTACCTAAAGCAAATGTTATACCTTCAATAATGGCCAATGTTAGAGGAAGTTTTACTATAAAAGTACTGCCTTTTCCTTCTGTAGATTTTATTTCTATTTTACCTTTCATCTTTTCAACATTAGCTCTAACAACGTCCATACCAACACCTCTTCCAGATATGTCAGTAATTTTGTCTGCAGTTGAAACACCGGGAGCAAATATAGTTCTAAATATTTCTATATCAGAATATTTTCCATCTTTAGAAAGAAGACCTTTTTCTACAGCTTTTTTAAATATTTTTTCTTTATTTAATCCATTTCCGTCATCAGCTACTTCTATAACAACATGTCCTTCTTGGTGAGCAGCAGACATTGTTATAGTACCATATTCAGGTTTACCTCTTGCTATTCTCTCTTCTTTTGTTTTTTCTATACCATGGTCCATAGAATTTCTAATCATATGTTTAAGAGGGTCCGATAACTGTTCAAGCATATTTTTATCTATTTCAGTGCTTTCACCCTTCAATACTAGCTTTACTTCTTTATGTAATTCTAAGTTTAAGTCTCTAACATATCTATGGAACTGATTGAATATAGGACCTATAGGCATCATCCTAATATTCATAACTTCTTCCTGAATTTGCCTAGAGGTTCTATCCATAGAGCTAACAGCTTCTTTTAATCCGTTATCGATATCCAAACTTTGAGTGAGCTGCATTATTCTTGACTGAGCTATAACAAGCTCTCCAATAAGGTTCATTAAACTATCAAGTTTTCTTGTATCAACTCTAACTGTTGAAGGAGCTTGAACTTTTGCTGCTTTATGCGGCTGAGCAGTGTTAGCGGCAGCAGCATTATTAGTAGGTTCTGCAGGTTTAGGAGCTTCTTCTGCTTTAGGAGTTTCCTCTTCTTTAACAGGAGCAGTTTCTGCAGGTTTATCTTCATCATCATCTTTGATATCTGCTTTTGTATTTACGATATTAATATCATTATCATCTATTACAAATAGGAAAATATTCTGCACCTGTTCATCTGGAGCATTAGTATCAAAATCTAAAGAAAATTGGGTATAACATACATAAGGATCTTCAAGATTTAAAATAGTAGGTAAATTATTACATTCTATTTTTAAATTACTAATAGTACCTATAGCTCTAAGATCATTTAAAAACATAAGAGGGTCTATACCATTATCAAAAATAGTAGCTTTAAATCCCATATCAATATGAAAAGAATTAGAACCACTGCTGCTTGAAGAAGTATCTTCTTTTTCAGCTTTAGGAGCTTCTTCTTTTTTTTCTTCAGGCTTTGGAGTTGCAACAGCAGCAGGATCATTTCCATCAGCTATAGCCTTGATCTTAGCTTTTAATGAATCTATATTCGTAACACCATCTGTTTCACTTTTGCCGTCTACAATATTTTGAAGCATAAGTTTTACAGTATCTAAAAACTCAAGAAGTACTGTTATCATTTGCGGTGTTACATCCAATTTACCGCTTCTTACTTTTTCTAATAAATTTTCAGCTACATGGTTTAACTCACTCATAGTAGTGAAGCCAACTGTACCAGCTGAAGATTTTAGAGTATGGGCACTTCTGAATATTTTATTCAAAAGATCTTCATCGCTTTTATTATCCTCTAATAAAACTAAATCATTTTCTAAACCTTCTACGATTTCTTTAGCTTCACTTAAGAATATGGAAATAAATTCATCACTATCAAACATGTATTACACCTCTATCTTTAATAAAATCCTTATTATATCATAATAAGATGGTTGGAAAATTAATTCAAAAAACGTTTAACAACGTCCAAAAGCTGAGTTGGGTTAAATGGCTTTACTAGCCAACCGCTAGCTCCTGCAGCCTTCCCCTCCATTTTTTTCTCATCTTGAGATTCTGTTGTAAGCATAAGAATAGGGGTATATTTATGTTGATCTACCTGTCTTACATGCTTAATAAACTCTATACCGTCCATTTTAGGCATATTAAGGTCAGTTATTATCATATCAACATTTGGGGTTTTACCTAGTACCTCTAGACCTGTAGTACCGTCATCTGCAGACACTACAGTATAACTGCCCTTTTTCAAGGTATATTCAACAGATGCTCTAGCTGTATTTGAATCGTCTACAATTAGTATTGTTTTAGCCATACTTTAACCTCTTATATCATTAATTATTTTTATCGTTAATTATATTTAAATACTCTACAAATAAATTATCCATTCCTTCTACTATAAGGTTTTTTTGATTTTTCGCAAGCTCTTTTTTCATAGCATACAATATTTGCAGACCTGCCAAATCCACATGAGCAGGACCTTCGCAATTAAACTTTACAGTAATATCTTCATTGTAATTTGCACTTTTGATGACATTCTTAAAATATTTACTCATAGTCCTTATATTAAGATTGTCGCTTATTTCTATAACTGCCATAAAAAAACACCTCCATTACTTTTATTAAAACATAGTAAAATCACCGCTATCTGCACCAACATCTATATTTATATCGACATTTGGAGCTTCTTCTCCAGACAAAATGCTGTTTGCTATAGCTCTTTCTTTCTTAATTGTATATGAATTTACTATATCCAAATATTTATCACTTTCTATTTTCCAGTTTTCTATACCCAATAATTTATAATATTCATTTTTCTTATTTCTTATAACATTTCTCATGCTATTAAAAATTTCTATTATTTCATTAATTTTTGTAAGCAAAGTACTCAAAGAACTTAAATCTATTAAAGTTTTATCTATAAGACCAAATAATTCATCAGCATAACTATCAAGTCTTTTTATGTTATTATTAATAATATATTTAGACTCATCTAAACGTTTACTTACACTTTCTGTCATAGATTCTATAAATGTGTGTTCAGTAGACTGCTGATTAATATTAGACTTAAATTTATTAATAGAACTGAATATTGCCGCCTTAATATTATGAAACTGCTCCAAACATGCATCTACTGTATCGGTTATATTAGTAGCTATAGATTCAACACTCTCTATAGAAAATGTCTGAGAATTATTAAATATATCGCTATTTTTTTCCAACTCTATTTTAGCCAAAAAGTTAATTGAGTTAAAGGTTTTTGCTATATTTTTAGTTTCTAAGAACATACTTTCTAATTCTTCTATGGAATCAATAATAGCTATATTACTGTCAGATATTCTGTATTTATTAGTTAAAAATAACTTAAAATTTTCCAAATAAAGTTTTATAAATCCCATATACTCATTAAATAATGATTCTGAAACCGTAAATGGAAATTCTGATTTTCCTGTTTCTCCGCCTATCATATATTCAACTATTGTTGTTCTATCTGAAGTTATATCAAGCAATGCATCTTTTAAACCTTTAAGGCTTTTGTATATATCAGAGTTTGTTAAACTTATTTCTTCATGAATAGACTTAAAGTTTTCTATAATCAAAGTTAAAACAACATCATCAAAAGTAAGCAAATCTAATAATTTATGTTCTAAAGTTTGATTCTCTGTTTTCTCTAAATCTTCAGCATCCATACTTTCTACTTGAGAACCGTAATAATCTATAAAGTTCCTATTTTCATAAACTATAGAATTTATTGATTCTACTATGTGTTCTGTCTGTTGCCTTACAATATCCTCTCTTGGAAGCACCATCATTACTTCAAATATAAAATCATAAGTATTATCAACTCTTGAAATAATATTTGATATTATATTAGAAAATACAGCAAAAGAGTTAACCATATTATTATGCTCTTTATCAAGCTGTTCACGCATAATAGTAAAGTTTTGTCTTTGTAATTCATTAGTTTTTAATATCTCTGTTTTAAACGACTCAAATCTTACGAACAATTCCTTACCGATTCTATTCATTTGATCTGCTTGTTCATTTGAAGTTTCCGACATTTTTATGATGTTTTTAGATATCTCTCCGAAAGCCTTACCGCCTGCACCATATTTGGAAGATATTATTATCGCATTTAATGAATAAACTTTAATCTGGTCAGCAAGCATTCTTATCTGCTCTATAGAGTCCATTATGTTGCTGGTTTTACCTACATCTTCAACCAAAGAATCTGAAAGCTCATTATCCTGAGATATAAAATTCTGCATCCTGTCAAATGACAAAAAGAAATCATCTTGGTTTTCTTCCAAATCATTTGAAAAGTTTTTTTCACCTTTCTCTTTATTAGTAAAATAAGAAAGCAAACTGTTGGCTTTCTCATTTTCGTTTTTCATTTCTTGTTCTATCATAGGAAATTTTTCGCCGATAAAACTATATACTCTGCCTACTTCTTCCAAGAAAGAATGTATATCTTTAACTGTAGTTTCAAGAATAGCAGAATAATCTAGGATATCCTGACGTATGTTATTATCTATAATAGCAGATACTCCCACTGTATATATTTCCTATTATCTTAATTTTATGAGTTTAAATAAATTACTACATAAATATAACATTTATTATAGCTTTTTGCAAGTAAAATATTCCTATACTCAATAATTTTACAGTAAAATCAAACAATTTTTATATTCTATTACATAATATCATTGTCATATTTTATTTAATATAAATTAAAATTTTCTGTTTATAAATACAAATATTTTACTGCTGCAATATAATTAGTTATTAAAATTAACTTATCAGTTTATTAAATATATAAAAAAATTATAATTATAAAACTATAAAATTAAAATAATTATAATTTTTTAATCCAAACTTAAAACTTTATTCTTTAAATACAAATATCTTGCTGTATAATATACCCTGTTTTGAGCTTCTCTGTTTCCATAACCAAAACTTCTTCTGCTGACTGCTAATATTGGCGGAGCCTGTATTCTTTTTGTAATTCCCATTCCCATAAACTGTTTCCACCATTTCTCCAAATCATCTACAAAATCATGTGCTGTTGTAAAATATTTATTCAAAATACCTTTTTGGCATCCAATTGCCTCTTCCAATTTATCATTAATATATAATTCCAAAACATCTTCTAATATAATTCTGTTCCATGATTCCATTAAAAACTTAAATAAATAATCATGATAATCATATTTTATAGGGTCGCCTTTGCCTTCATCTACAGCCTGTGCAGTTGATAATTCGGCACTAGGTACAATATTTATAGTTCCTTCAGGTATAATCTCTTCACCAAAAACTTTTTCATTGACATATTTTGCAAGTCCATATATTTGATACTTCCATAAATCAGCCAAACAAGCAAAAAATCCTGCACTGTCTCCATACATAGTAGAATATCCAACCATAGTTTCTGTCTTATTGGCATTGCATGTAAATACTCCTCCAATACTTGCTGCAATGGCAGATAATATCCTTGATGATCTATCTCTTGCCTGTATATTTTCTATAACAAAAGATGATAATTTTAAATAATTCTCATTTCCGTCTTTTATAATAGGGGAGCTTTCTAATTGCTTTACAGTATAATCAACAGATTCCTGTATAGGAACAACCATATATGAACAGCCTAAATTATCAGCCAAAGTTTTAGCTAAATCTTTTGTGGTACTAGAATTAAATTTACTAGGCATATTTACAAGATAAACATTATCCTTACCTAAGGCACTTACATACATAGCTGATGATAATGCAGAATCAATTCCGCCTGATACTCCTATAACTATTTTTTTTACACCAATTGATTTTGTAAATTTTTTTATTCCGTAAATTACTGTATCATATATAAACTTATATTCATCATCTTCCTGTATCTCTATAGGTTTTGGATATGATTTATTTTTAATATCCATTTCTATATAATATACATTGTCTTCATATCTGTTTGCAGTTAATAATAAATTACCATTATTATCATAAACAGAACTTCCCCCGTCAAATGTATAAACTGTTTTTCCATTATTTTGTATTCCTACATTATTAACATATACAAGAGGAATATTATGTTTACTTGCAATTTCTCCGTACATCTTATGACGTTTTGTATCTTTAACTAACGTGTAAGGGGAACTTGATATATTTATAAATAAATC from Brachyspira murdochii DSM 12563 encodes the following:
- the nadE gene encoding NAD(+) synthase gives rise to the protein MKIAISQIEIIPSMPCDNTVRIISAISSAKKNNADIIVFPELCVSGYMLGDMWESKGFINECEELGEEIIKSSNGIYVIFGNVASDKSKKNFDGRLRKYNALFAAKDGKLIHNNTTPYPFIIKSLLPNYKEFEDPRHFFSLKDLAFENNADIKEYLKPLEIECNGEKIKLGLTICEDAWSSNYSFSPMDIININKDVDLFINISSSPYTLVKDTKRHKMYGEIASKHNIPLVYVNNVGIQNNGKTVYTFDGGSSVYDNNGNLLLTANRYEDNVYYIEMDIKNKSYPKPIEIQEDDEYKFIYDTVIYGIKKFTKSIGVKKIVIGVSGGIDSALSSAMYVSALGKDNVYLVNMPSKFNSSTTKDLAKTLADNLGCSYMVVPIQESVDYTVKQLESSPIIKDGNENYLKLSSFVIENIQARDRSSRILSAIAASIGGVFTCNANKTETMVGYSTMYGDSAGFFACLADLWKYQIYGLAKYVNEKVFGEEIIPEGTINIVPSAELSTAQAVDEGKGDPIKYDYHDYLFKFLMESWNRIILEDVLELYINDKLEEAIGCQKGILNKYFTTAHDFVDDLEKWWKQFMGMGITKRIQAPPILAVSRRSFGYGNREAQNRVYYTARYLYLKNKVLSLD